Proteins from one Listeria innocua genomic window:
- the treC gene encoding alpha,alpha-phosphotrehalase, translating into MTKFAQKTIYQVYPKSFFDTTGDGTGDIPGITAKLDYLQELGIEMIWINPFYPSPQNDNGYDISDYTAVDPLFGTMNDVTTLISEAKKRNIGIMIDLVLNHTSTEHPWFKKALAGDPFYRDFYYFRPAKADGSPPTNWESKFGGSAWQKLPNSSEYYLHLYDVTQADLDWANKNVREALFDVVNFWIDKGVEGFRLDVLNVIAKPKFLEDDFEGDGRRFYTDGPGIHAYLKELNERTFGDKPIVTVGEMSSTDIDNCIRYSDPKEKELSMVFHFHHLKVDYPDGEKWRLADVNFANLKSIFHTWQVAMSEENGWDALFWNNHDQPRALGRFASDRPEHYYHSATLLGATIHFMRGTPFVYMGEEIGMMNPKFPTIDDYVDIETLNHFDILHKNGLSEQEVMTIIKERSRDNSRTPMQWDSSNNAGFTTGTPWLKVADNANEINVQKALSDKTSIFYFYQKLIALRKEYPVIQTGDYTPYLTEEDSIIAYKRSNETASLLAIHYFGATKKKIQLPKEFSDGKILLSNYDRKEISAEIELSPYETLTLIQ; encoded by the coding sequence ATGACAAAGTTTGCTCAAAAAACTATTTATCAAGTGTATCCAAAATCTTTTTTTGATACGACTGGCGATGGTACTGGGGATATTCCTGGTATCACCGCTAAGCTTGATTACTTACAGGAACTCGGAATTGAGATGATTTGGATTAATCCTTTTTATCCTTCTCCGCAAAATGATAACGGGTATGATATTTCTGATTATACGGCTGTAGACCCGTTATTTGGAACTATGAATGATGTTACTACGCTTATTTCTGAAGCAAAGAAAAGAAATATCGGAATTATGATTGATTTAGTCTTAAATCATACTTCAACCGAACACCCTTGGTTTAAAAAAGCTCTCGCTGGTGACCCTTTTTATCGTGATTTTTATTATTTCCGTCCGGCAAAAGCAGATGGATCTCCGCCAACAAACTGGGAGTCTAAATTTGGCGGAAGTGCTTGGCAAAAGTTACCTAATTCATCTGAGTATTATTTGCATTTATATGACGTTACTCAAGCTGATCTTGACTGGGCTAACAAAAATGTACGTGAAGCGCTTTTTGATGTGGTGAACTTTTGGATTGATAAAGGTGTGGAAGGATTTCGTTTAGATGTGTTAAACGTTATTGCGAAACCTAAGTTTTTAGAAGATGATTTTGAAGGTGATGGTCGTCGTTTTTACACGGATGGGCCAGGCATTCACGCCTATTTAAAAGAGTTAAATGAGCGAACTTTTGGTGATAAGCCGATTGTAACTGTTGGGGAGATGTCTTCTACTGATATTGATAATTGTATCCGTTATAGCGACCCGAAAGAAAAAGAATTATCGATGGTATTTCATTTCCATCATTTAAAAGTGGATTATCCTGATGGGGAAAAATGGCGCTTAGCGGATGTGAATTTTGCTAATTTGAAATCGATTTTCCATACGTGGCAAGTCGCAATGTCTGAAGAGAATGGCTGGGATGCGCTTTTTTGGAATAATCATGATCAACCTAGAGCGCTTGGGCGTTTTGCTTCTGATCGTCCGGAACATTATTATCACTCTGCCACCCTGCTTGGTGCGACAATTCATTTTATGCGTGGAACTCCCTTTGTATATATGGGAGAAGAAATTGGCATGATGAATCCAAAATTCCCTACAATTGATGATTATGTCGATATTGAAACACTCAATCATTTTGACATCTTACACAAAAACGGGCTAAGTGAACAAGAAGTAATGACTATTATTAAAGAACGTTCGCGTGATAATAGCCGGACACCAATGCAGTGGGATAGTTCGAACAATGCTGGGTTTACGACCGGCACTCCTTGGTTAAAAGTAGCAGATAACGCCAATGAAATTAATGTTCAAAAAGCGCTATCCGATAAAACAAGCATTTTCTACTTTTACCAAAAACTGATTGCTTTACGTAAAGAATATCCGGTCATTCAAACTGGTGATTATACGCCATATTTGACCGAGGAAGATTCGATTATCGCCTATAAGCGTTCAAATGAAACTGCATCGCTACTAGCAATTCATTACTTTGGAGCTACAAAGAAAAAAATACAGCTTCCAAAAGAATTTTCGGACGGAAAGATATTACTATCAAATTATGACCGTAAAGAAATTAGTGCTGAGATAGAGTTATCGCCTTATGAAACATTAACTTTAATTCAATAA
- the treP gene encoding PTS system trehalose-specific EIIBC component, translating into MVDYKKDASALLELIGGKENISSVTHCATRMRFVLLDPDNADVEAIEDIPAVKGTFTQAGQFQVIIGNDVAIFYNEFTKISGVEGVNKEDAKVDAKKNMSLLQRLLAGLAEIFTPLIPAIVVGGLILGFRNVIGDIKFLEDGTKTIVDVYPFWAGVYSFLWLIGEAVFHFLPVGITWSIAKKMGTTQILGIVLGLTLVSPQLLNAYSVVETKAGDIPVWDFGFAQVQMIGYQAQVIPAIMAGFLLAYLEIWLRKFIPNAISMIFVPFFALVPTVLAAHVILGPIGWKIGNAISNVVYAGLTGGLSWLFAALFGFLYAPLVVTGLHHMTNAIDLQLMSQFKGTNLWPMIALSNIAQGSAVLAIIFLHRGNEKEEQVSIPATISCYLGVTEPAMFGINLKYLYPFVAAMIGSAIAAVVSVSSGVMANSIGVGGLPGILSINPKYYAIFAVCMLITIVVPFVLTVLFRKYNILNKVDTAPIRTFGKKEYRGSAKSTN; encoded by the coding sequence ATGGTTGACTATAAAAAGGATGCAAGCGCTCTCTTAGAATTAATAGGCGGCAAAGAAAATATTTCATCTGTTACACATTGTGCAACAAGAATGCGTTTTGTTTTGCTAGACCCTGATAATGCTGACGTGGAAGCTATCGAAGACATTCCAGCTGTAAAGGGAACGTTTACTCAAGCTGGGCAATTTCAAGTTATTATAGGTAATGATGTAGCTATTTTTTATAATGAATTTACAAAAATTAGTGGTGTGGAAGGTGTAAATAAAGAGGATGCCAAAGTAGATGCTAAGAAAAATATGAGCTTACTTCAACGTTTGCTTGCCGGATTAGCTGAAATTTTCACACCGTTAATTCCTGCAATCGTTGTTGGTGGTCTTATTCTCGGTTTCCGTAATGTTATCGGTGATATTAAGTTTTTAGAAGACGGTACTAAGACGATTGTTGATGTGTATCCATTTTGGGCTGGTGTTTATAGTTTCTTATGGCTGATTGGTGAAGCTGTATTCCACTTCCTACCAGTTGGAATTACATGGTCAATCGCGAAAAAAATGGGGACAACTCAAATTCTAGGGATTGTCCTTGGTTTAACACTTGTTTCCCCGCAACTGCTAAATGCTTACAGCGTTGTTGAAACAAAAGCTGGCGACATTCCTGTCTGGGATTTTGGCTTTGCTCAAGTGCAGATGATTGGTTATCAGGCACAAGTTATTCCTGCAATTATGGCAGGTTTCTTACTAGCCTATCTCGAAATCTGGTTACGTAAATTTATTCCAAATGCAATTTCGATGATTTTTGTTCCATTCTTTGCCCTTGTTCCAACTGTTCTAGCTGCTCATGTCATTCTTGGACCTATTGGATGGAAAATTGGTAACGCGATTTCAAATGTCGTTTATGCTGGTTTAACTGGTGGACTGAGTTGGTTGTTCGCCGCCCTATTTGGCTTCTTATATGCCCCGCTCGTTGTTACGGGACTGCATCATATGACTAACGCTATCGACTTACAATTAATGAGCCAATTTAAAGGAACAAATCTCTGGCCGATGATTGCTTTATCTAATATTGCTCAAGGTTCAGCTGTTCTTGCTATTATTTTCCTTCACCGCGGTAATGAAAAAGAAGAACAGGTTTCGATCCCTGCAACTATTTCTTGTTACCTTGGTGTAACTGAGCCTGCAATGTTTGGTATTAACTTGAAGTACTTATATCCTTTCGTTGCTGCCATGATTGGATCAGCAATTGCAGCTGTCGTTTCCGTTTCTAGTGGTGTTATGGCTAACTCCATTGGGGTTGGGGGATTACCTGGAATCTTGTCAATTAATCCTAAATACTATGCAATCTTTGCTGTATGTATGTTGATTACAATTGTTGTTCCATTCGTTCTAACTGTATTATTCCGCAAATATAATATTTTAAACAAAGTAGATACTGCTCCAATTCGAACTTTTGGTAAAAAAGAATATCGTGGTTCTGCTAAATCAACCAATTAA
- a CDS encoding NUDIX hydrolase has product MKHIRVAAIIRHQNKILLHTTKNESYWTLPGGAVENELTNEGLQREMREELGEEVIIRDLKIIAENRFVYHGEEIDSIEFYYAVELYPNSSLLELSTFTKIEQFGQYGETGYELNFKWFEIDKVSEVEILPKFLQTELAQLSSDRIKHIQ; this is encoded by the coding sequence ATGAAACATATAAGAGTAGCAGCGATTATCAGGCATCAAAACAAAATTTTACTCCACACAACTAAGAATGAAAGTTATTGGACATTGCCGGGTGGTGCCGTTGAAAACGAGTTAACTAACGAAGGCTTACAGCGAGAAATGAGAGAAGAACTTGGAGAAGAAGTGATTATTCGCGATTTAAAAATTATCGCAGAAAATCGCTTTGTATATCATGGCGAGGAAATTGATAGTATTGAGTTTTATTATGCTGTGGAATTATATCCAAACAGCTCACTATTAGAACTTTCGACGTTTACAAAAATAGAACAGTTTGGGCAGTACGGGGAGACAGGTTACGAGTTAAATTTTAAATGGTTTGAAATAGACAAGGTGAGTGAGGTAGAAATATTGCCAAAATTCCTCCAAACAGAACTAGCTCAACTTTCAAGTGATCGTATAAAACACATTCAATAA
- a CDS encoding alpha/beta fold hydrolase: MYKQMKLKATDGLDLHLHIWDEVENPVGVVQIVHGMAEHGARYGLFAERLNEAGYIVVADDHRGFGKSAIDETYLGHLDGETGFQNMIQDEVVVRTYLKETYPGLSYFIFAHSMGSFVIRTFMAQHQVDGVILSGSGLQPIPLLKMGQIITKQRVKKDEMKRSGFLNKLAFWGYNKPFNENHRFSWLSRDVAIYEAYEKDPFCGPVVGTSGFFHNLFEAVKISQQKETVESVPKDLPILLLSGSDDPVGHFGKDTPKIALALEAAGVEDVTYKIYEDARHELVNELCKETVFKDVIAWLNTKNKEA; encoded by the coding sequence ATGTACAAACAAATGAAATTAAAAGCGACAGATGGGTTAGATTTACATTTACATATATGGGATGAAGTTGAAAATCCAGTTGGTGTAGTTCAAATTGTTCACGGCATGGCAGAGCACGGGGCTAGATATGGCTTGTTTGCTGAACGTTTGAATGAAGCGGGATATATCGTAGTAGCAGACGATCATCGTGGGTTTGGAAAATCAGCTATAGATGAAACTTATTTGGGTCATTTAGACGGCGAAACAGGTTTTCAAAATATGATACAAGATGAAGTAGTCGTTCGAACTTATTTAAAAGAAACTTATCCCGGACTGAGCTATTTTATTTTCGCACACAGTATGGGAAGTTTCGTCATCCGGACTTTTATGGCGCAACATCAAGTTGATGGAGTAATACTGAGCGGAAGCGGATTACAACCAATCCCTCTCCTGAAAATGGGGCAAATTATAACGAAACAACGGGTAAAAAAAGATGAAATGAAACGAAGCGGATTTCTAAATAAATTAGCATTTTGGGGCTATAATAAGCCGTTTAATGAAAATCATCGCTTCAGTTGGCTTTCACGTGATGTGGCGATTTATGAAGCTTATGAGAAAGACCCGTTTTGCGGTCCAGTAGTGGGAACGAGCGGATTTTTCCATAATCTTTTTGAAGCCGTTAAAATAAGCCAGCAAAAAGAAACTGTCGAAAGTGTGCCGAAAGATTTGCCTATTTTATTACTTTCAGGGAGTGATGATCCGGTAGGCCATTTTGGAAAAGATACGCCTAAAATTGCATTAGCTTTAGAAGCAGCTGGAGTGGAAGATGTTACCTATAAAATCTACGAAGATGCGCGCCATGAACTTGTCAATGAATTATGTAAAGAAACTGTTTTTAAAGATGTTATTGCTTGGTTGAATACAAAAAACAAGGAAGCCTAA
- a CDS encoding glutamate-5-semialdehyde dehydrogenase, producing MTELIKKGSAAKEASQFLAQASTKQKNAALLNLSNDLLAHTASLLQENNKDIIRAREKGTPETMIDRLRLTEERIKEISDAVKQVVALKDPIGEVTNMWKNEAELTIGKTRVPLGVIGIIYESRPNVTVDASVLCFKTGNAVILRGGSDAIDSNKALMSVIQDSLAASGFPRSSVQLIEDTSRETARDMMRLNRFLDVLIPRGGAKLIQTVLENATVPVIETGTGNCHIYVDKAAEKQMAIDILVNAKCSRPSVCNAAETLLIHRDMAEAFLPEMETALKEYNVELRADERAREILKDSKAATESDWEDEFLDFILAIKVVDSVDEAINHINKYGTKHSEAIISNDYATGQAFHQKVDAAAVYINASTRFTDGFAMGFGAEIGISTQKLHARGPMGLTELTSTKYIIFGDGQIRN from the coding sequence ATGACGGAACTCATTAAAAAAGGAAGTGCCGCTAAAGAAGCATCCCAATTTTTAGCGCAAGCATCAACTAAGCAAAAAAATGCAGCTTTGCTAAATCTAAGCAATGATTTACTTGCCCATACAGCTTCCCTTCTACAGGAAAACAACAAAGATATTATACGTGCTCGGGAAAAAGGGACACCTGAAACAATGATTGATCGCCTCCGTTTAACAGAAGAAAGAATAAAAGAAATTTCTGACGCGGTTAAACAAGTTGTTGCTTTGAAAGATCCTATCGGAGAAGTAACAAATATGTGGAAAAATGAAGCCGAACTCACTATTGGAAAAACGAGAGTACCACTTGGAGTTATAGGTATCATTTATGAATCAAGACCAAACGTTACAGTCGATGCTTCTGTACTTTGTTTTAAAACTGGTAATGCTGTTATTTTACGTGGTGGTAGTGATGCAATTGATTCGAATAAGGCTCTTATGTCCGTTATTCAGGATTCACTAGCGGCATCTGGATTCCCTCGTTCTAGCGTTCAATTAATTGAAGACACATCTCGTGAAACAGCTCGTGATATGATGCGTTTAAATCGCTTTTTAGATGTTCTTATCCCGCGCGGTGGAGCTAAATTAATCCAAACAGTTCTTGAAAATGCTACTGTTCCAGTCATTGAAACCGGCACAGGAAATTGTCATATTTATGTCGATAAAGCTGCTGAAAAACAAATGGCAATCGATATTTTAGTGAACGCAAAATGTTCGCGTCCTTCTGTTTGTAATGCAGCTGAAACCTTACTTATTCACCGAGATATGGCAGAAGCCTTTCTTCCTGAAATGGAAACCGCTTTAAAGGAATATAACGTTGAATTACGCGCGGATGAACGCGCACGAGAAATTCTAAAAGATTCTAAAGCAGCAACAGAGTCAGACTGGGAAGATGAATTTTTAGACTTTATTTTGGCCATTAAAGTTGTAGATTCAGTAGATGAAGCAATTAATCACATTAATAAATACGGGACAAAACATTCCGAAGCAATTATTTCGAATGATTATGCAACAGGACAAGCATTTCACCAAAAAGTCGATGCTGCGGCAGTATATATTAATGCTTCTACTCGCTTCACAGATGGTTTTGCAATGGGATTTGGTGCAGAAATTGGTATTAGTACTCAAAAACTTCATGCCAGAGGTCCAATGGGCTTAACGGAGCTTACTTCAACTAAATATATTATTTTCGGGGACGGTCAAATCCGTAATTAA
- the proB gene encoding glutamate 5-kinase, whose amino-acid sequence MRESLKNSKRLVIKVGTSTLMYGNGHINLRTIEKLAMVLSDLRNEGKEVILVSSGAIGVGCHKLQLPVRPTSIPEQQAVASVGQSELMHIYSKFFGEYGQVVGQVLLTRDVTDFPISRENVMNTLESLLERGIIPIVNENDTVAVEELEHVTKYGDNDLLSAIVAKLVQADLLIMLSDIDGFYGSNPSTDPDAVMFSEINQITPEIEALAGGKGSKFGTGGMLTKLSAASYCMNANQKMILTNGKNPTIIFDIMQGEQVGTLFASKKEEFSHDGTH is encoded by the coding sequence ATGCGCGAATCTTTAAAAAATAGCAAGAGATTAGTTATCAAGGTTGGTACAAGTACATTAATGTATGGAAATGGCCATATTAACCTAAGAACTATCGAAAAATTAGCGATGGTTTTATCCGATTTACGTAATGAAGGAAAAGAAGTTATCTTAGTTTCTTCTGGGGCAATCGGCGTTGGCTGTCATAAATTACAACTTCCAGTGCGACCTACAAGCATTCCCGAACAACAAGCAGTTGCTTCTGTCGGTCAGAGTGAATTAATGCATATATATAGTAAGTTTTTTGGTGAATACGGACAAGTTGTTGGTCAAGTACTACTTACTCGAGATGTAACTGACTTCCCTATTAGTAGAGAAAATGTTATGAACACGCTCGAAAGTCTCTTAGAACGCGGCATTATTCCTATTGTAAATGAAAATGATACAGTTGCTGTTGAAGAACTGGAACATGTAACTAAATACGGCGATAACGACCTTCTTTCAGCTATTGTAGCTAAACTCGTGCAAGCTGATTTACTTATCATGCTATCTGATATTGATGGCTTTTATGGTAGTAATCCTTCAACTGACCCAGATGCAGTTATGTTTTCTGAAATCAATCAAATAACACCAGAAATCGAAGCACTTGCTGGCGGTAAAGGTTCTAAATTCGGAACTGGCGGTATGTTAACGAAACTTTCCGCTGCTTCTTATTGTATGAATGCTAACCAAAAAATGATTTTAACCAATGGCAAAAATCCTACAATTATTTTTGATATAATGCAAGGTGAACAAGTTGGGACTTTATTTGCAAGTAAAAAGGAGGAATTTTCCCATGACGGAACTCATTAA
- a CDS encoding PrsW family glutamic-type intramembrane protease, producing MSEWYFKKNEQKVGPFTNVEMIALYKKKEINDLTLVQKSPHPEWVAFKQTELHQHALNHGNSELKIGNLFSAVFKKHSKEEGEKVFIAGTKYTTPATSDIPHTWPHPWVFSRVFLVLIITYFLLLACTYLFDNSNTIPGLMVIGSFAVPFSVLLFFFETNAPRNISVFDVVKMFFIGGVAALVATLVIYSIIPVGKLNYFNALLVGFIEETGKMIIVALFIRSLNSKYILNGLLIGAAVGAGFAAFESLGYAFNYSVDAAFLFKDIHIAGETMMNVIFSRGWQSIGGHVVWAAITGAALVIAKGDQKLGMNHIFTGTFWKWFIIPIALHFVWDCPFNPLPAIAFKQIVLIVIVWFVILRLISKGLKQVSVISAASKATK from the coding sequence TTGTCAGAATGGTACTTCAAAAAGAACGAACAGAAAGTTGGGCCTTTTACTAATGTAGAGATGATAGCTCTATATAAAAAGAAAGAGATTAATGATTTAACATTGGTCCAAAAATCCCCTCATCCAGAGTGGGTCGCATTTAAACAAACAGAATTACATCAACATGCGTTAAATCACGGGAATTCAGAATTAAAAATTGGAAATCTTTTCTCTGCTGTGTTTAAAAAGCACTCTAAAGAGGAAGGCGAAAAAGTATTTATCGCAGGGACAAAATATACGACGCCTGCAACTAGTGACATTCCCCATACTTGGCCTCATCCATGGGTGTTTTCTAGAGTATTCTTAGTTTTAATCATTACGTACTTTTTACTTCTTGCTTGTACATATTTGTTTGATAATAGTAATACCATACCTGGGCTGATGGTTATTGGCTCTTTTGCAGTTCCATTTTCGGTCTTATTATTCTTTTTCGAAACAAATGCACCGCGAAATATCAGCGTTTTTGATGTTGTAAAAATGTTTTTCATCGGTGGTGTCGCAGCGCTTGTTGCAACACTTGTCATTTATTCGATTATTCCAGTTGGGAAATTAAACTACTTTAATGCTTTATTAGTTGGTTTTATAGAAGAAACCGGAAAAATGATTATCGTTGCCCTATTCATCCGCTCGCTTAATTCGAAATATATCCTAAACGGCTTACTTATTGGTGCAGCTGTTGGGGCTGGATTCGCTGCTTTTGAATCGCTTGGCTATGCATTTAACTATAGTGTCGATGCAGCATTTTTATTCAAGGATATTCATATTGCTGGTGAAACAATGATGAATGTTATCTTTAGTCGTGGTTGGCAGTCTATCGGTGGTCATGTTGTATGGGCTGCAATAACTGGTGCCGCTCTTGTAATTGCTAAAGGAGATCAAAAACTAGGAATGAACCATATTTTCACAGGCACTTTCTGGAAATGGTTTATTATTCCGATTGCTTTACATTTCGTTTGGGATTGTCCTTTCAATCCACTACCAGCCATTGCGTTTAAACAAATTGTTCTAATCGTAATTGTGTGGTTCGTTATTTTACGCCTAATAAGCAAAGGATTAAAACAAGTTTCAGTCATCTCAGCTGCGAGTAAAGCTACAAAATAA
- a CDS encoding helix-turn-helix domain-containing protein, protein MPNLSNRLTLLREKQGWSKAETARRLGLKAPSTYGNWEYGIREPDLDMVTQIATLYDVSVDYLLGQQSIPTYAPSELQGEKDIAKRMIKISEDLRYEDDLNLNGKPLNDSAAHFLADSIDFLYEQAKKLND, encoded by the coding sequence ATGCCAAATTTAAGTAATAGACTCACATTACTACGAGAAAAACAAGGCTGGTCAAAAGCTGAAACAGCAAGAAGATTAGGTTTGAAAGCACCTTCTACTTACGGCAACTGGGAGTATGGTATTCGCGAACCTGATTTAGATATGGTTACACAAATTGCAACACTTTACGATGTTAGTGTAGATTATTTACTAGGTCAGCAAAGTATTCCTACTTATGCTCCTAGTGAACTTCAAGGTGAGAAAGATATTGCTAAAAGAATGATAAAAATTAGTGAAGATTTAAGATATGAAGATGATTTGAATTTAAACGGCAAGCCTTTGAATGATTCAGCTGCTCATTTTCTAGCTGATTCGATAGATTTCCTATATGAACAAGCGAAAAAACTTAATGATTAA
- a CDS encoding helix-turn-helix domain-containing protein gives MKTIDSRKINTAKIRELRLERGITQAFIARKMGYKYTSGYSNIEKGSVRLSHKNAVILSEVLMCDLKCFYE, from the coding sequence ATGAAAACAATAGACAGCAGAAAAATTAACACGGCCAAAATTCGGGAATTACGATTAGAACGGGGAATAACACAAGCTTTTATTGCAAGAAAAATGGGTTATAAGTACACATCAGGTTATAGTAATATCGAAAAAGGAAGCGTACGGTTATCACATAAAAATGCCGTTATTTTGAGTGAGGTGCTAATGTGTGATTTAAAGTGTTTTTATGAATAA
- a CDS encoding matrixin family metalloprotease, which yields MRKKTLVMFLIFIVLVSLFIPTNASAYSRLGYVMTKASAKNFKVYINGSARGYRNIIINGAKSWNPSPYLNTVTMGNDVKPNFTVSSSNTNKGSVLAVCNTTYYKSNKLIVKNEITLYKGFRSLSNNHKIETVAHEFGHGFGLGHVKTRNAIMLDKGFINKTKPQKDDFNGIKALYK from the coding sequence ATGAGGAAAAAAACTTTAGTAATGTTTCTTATTTTTATTGTGTTAGTTTCGTTATTTATACCTACTAATGCAAGCGCGTATTCGAGACTTGGATATGTGATGACAAAGGCTAGCGCCAAAAATTTTAAGGTGTATATTAATGGTTCAGCGAGAGGATATAGAAATATCATTATTAACGGGGCGAAATCTTGGAATCCTTCTCCGTACTTGAATACGGTAACGATGGGAAATGATGTGAAGCCTAACTTTACTGTCAGTAGTTCAAATACGAACAAAGGAAGCGTCTTAGCAGTTTGTAACACAACTTATTACAAATCTAATAAATTAATCGTGAAGAATGAAATTACGCTATACAAAGGCTTCCGTTCACTTTCAAATAATCATAAAATAGAAACGGTAGCGCATGAATTTGGTCATGGCTTTGGTTTAGGACATGTGAAAACCAGAAATGCAATCATGTTAGATAAAGGTTTTATCAATAAAACTAAACCGCAAAAAGACGATTTTAATGGCATCAAAGCCTTATACAAGTAA
- the tig gene encoding trigger factor — MSVKWEKQEGNVGKLTFEIEQEKVKEGLDRAFVKVRKTLNVPGFRKGKVPRQIFNQRFGEEALYQDALDILLPEVYSQAIDEAGIDPVDTPQVNIESMEKGETWVLTADVTVKPEVKLGDYKGLEVEKRETELTTEELEAELKQLQERQAELVVKEDAPAENGDTVILDFEGFKDGVAFEGGQAENHSLELGSGQFIPGFEEKLVGLKAGDEADIELTFPEEYHAEDLAGQPVVFKVKLHEIKTKEVPALDDELAKDIDEEVETLDELKEKISKRLQEAKEDSVAQAKQEEVIAKAVENAEVDIPHAMVHHEADHLMNHFAQDLQAQGLTPELYYQFTGQTEEAMHAQMEKDAEKRVKMNLVLEAIAEAENIEPTEEAIDEEISTLAEKYGMEKDAVRAALGDMSELKSDLKIRKAIDVLLDSAVEK; from the coding sequence ATGTCAGTAAAATGGGAAAAACAAGAAGGTAATGTTGGAAAACTTACTTTTGAAATTGAACAAGAAAAAGTAAAAGAAGGTTTAGATAGAGCTTTCGTAAAAGTACGTAAAACTCTTAACGTACCAGGCTTCCGTAAAGGGAAAGTTCCACGTCAAATTTTCAACCAACGTTTCGGCGAAGAAGCTCTTTACCAAGATGCACTTGATATCTTGCTTCCAGAAGTATATTCTCAAGCAATTGATGAAGCTGGAATTGATCCAGTTGATACTCCTCAAGTAAATATTGAGTCTATGGAAAAAGGCGAAACTTGGGTTCTAACAGCAGATGTAACTGTAAAACCTGAAGTTAAACTTGGAGACTACAAAGGTCTTGAAGTTGAAAAACGCGAAACAGAACTAACAACAGAAGAATTAGAAGCAGAATTAAAACAATTACAAGAGCGTCAAGCTGAATTAGTTGTTAAAGAAGATGCTCCAGCTGAAAACGGCGACACTGTCATCCTTGATTTTGAAGGATTCAAAGACGGCGTAGCTTTTGAAGGCGGACAAGCTGAAAATCATTCTCTAGAACTTGGAAGCGGTCAATTCATTCCTGGTTTTGAAGAAAAATTAGTTGGCTTAAAAGCTGGCGACGAAGCTGACATCGAGTTAACATTCCCAGAAGAATACCATGCGGAAGACTTAGCTGGACAACCTGTTGTTTTCAAAGTGAAACTACACGAAATCAAAACTAAAGAAGTTCCTGCACTTGACGATGAACTTGCAAAAGACATCGACGAAGAAGTAGAAACTTTAGATGAACTAAAAGAAAAAATCTCTAAACGTCTACAAGAAGCAAAAGAAGATTCTGTTGCTCAAGCTAAACAAGAAGAAGTTATTGCTAAAGCTGTTGAAAATGCAGAAGTGGATATTCCACACGCAATGGTTCACCATGAAGCTGATCATTTAATGAATCATTTTGCACAAGATTTACAAGCACAAGGTCTAACTCCTGAATTATATTACCAATTCACTGGTCAAACAGAAGAAGCAATGCACGCACAAATGGAAAAAGACGCTGAAAAACGCGTGAAAATGAACCTAGTGCTTGAAGCTATTGCTGAAGCTGAAAACATTGAGCCAACTGAAGAAGCTATTGACGAAGAAATTTCTACATTAGCTGAAAAATATGGTATGGAAAAAGACGCTGTTCGTGCTGCTCTTGGCGATATGAGCGAACTTAAATCAGACCTTAAGATCCGTAAAGCTATTGACGTTTTACTAGATAGCGCAGTAGAAAAATAA